Proteins from a single region of Salinibacter grassmerensis:
- a CDS encoding acyl-CoA dehydrogenase family protein has product MPDGPLTADVDGNALARLAEKTDVNQLLGALSDLDEEDLHRLTDGARPQTPQRPSPTPPVNANVYEVFEGLTDAQEETRETVRSFMQEEVEPVANEMWEDGTFPKDLLPKASALFDEVVGRDAYTFPSDDPIQTNLISFEMSRVEPSFCTFWGVHTLLSMGSVALFGSEEQKERFLEPLAAFNMIGSWALTEPDHGSDVSQGLATMARREGDTWVLNGAKKWAGNATFADVTVVWARDEADGRIKGFLVEQERPDYHVEQIGGKIAKRGVENGLIELDGVEVPEANRLPGVSHFGDVSAQLATCRASVAWEAAGLATGAYEKALTYCNERTQFGKPTSSFQMVQDKLVTMLGKVTALQTFVMQLGRLEAGEGAISNERSSLAKVWACDTMREVVSIARGIMGGNGILLDHDVARLFADAEGVYSYEGSREMNALIVGRAITGQSAFV; this is encoded by the coding sequence ATGCCTGATGGTCCCCTCACTGCCGACGTCGACGGGAATGCGCTCGCCCGTCTCGCCGAAAAAACAGACGTCAACCAACTTCTCGGTGCGCTAAGCGACCTCGACGAAGAAGACCTGCATCGCCTGACCGACGGGGCCCGTCCCCAGACGCCCCAGCGTCCGTCGCCCACGCCCCCCGTGAACGCGAACGTGTACGAGGTCTTTGAGGGCCTGACCGACGCGCAGGAGGAGACCCGGGAGACGGTCCGGTCGTTCATGCAGGAGGAGGTCGAGCCGGTCGCCAACGAGATGTGGGAGGACGGGACGTTTCCGAAGGACCTCCTTCCCAAGGCCAGCGCGCTCTTCGACGAGGTCGTTGGCCGGGACGCGTACACCTTCCCGTCCGACGATCCGATACAGACCAACCTCATCAGCTTCGAGATGTCGCGGGTCGAGCCGTCGTTCTGCACGTTCTGGGGCGTGCATACGCTTCTATCGATGGGCTCGGTGGCGCTCTTCGGCTCTGAGGAGCAGAAGGAGCGGTTTCTCGAGCCGCTGGCGGCGTTCAACATGATTGGCTCCTGGGCACTCACCGAGCCGGACCACGGCTCCGACGTGTCGCAGGGCCTGGCCACCATGGCCCGCCGCGAGGGCGACACCTGGGTGCTCAACGGCGCGAAGAAGTGGGCCGGCAACGCCACGTTTGCCGACGTGACCGTCGTGTGGGCACGCGACGAGGCGGACGGCCGCATCAAGGGGTTTCTCGTCGAGCAGGAGCGGCCCGACTACCACGTCGAGCAGATCGGCGGCAAGATCGCCAAGCGGGGCGTGGAGAACGGGCTCATCGAGCTGGACGGCGTCGAGGTTCCGGAGGCCAACCGCCTGCCCGGCGTGTCCCACTTCGGGGACGTGAGCGCCCAGCTTGCGACCTGCCGCGCCAGCGTGGCCTGGGAGGCCGCGGGGCTCGCCACCGGTGCCTACGAGAAGGCCCTGACCTACTGCAACGAGCGCACGCAGTTTGGCAAGCCGACCTCCTCGTTTCAGATGGTGCAGGACAAGCTCGTCACGATGCTCGGCAAGGTGACGGCACTGCAGACGTTCGTCATGCAGCTCGGCCGCCTGGAGGCCGGCGAGGGCGCGATCAGCAACGAGCGGTCCAGCCTGGCCAAGGTCTGGGCCTGCGACACGATGCGCGAGGTCGTCTCCATCGCTCGGGGCATCATGGGAGGCAACGGCATCCTGCTGGACCACGACGTGGCTCGCCTCTTCGCCGACGCGGAAGGAGTCTACTCCTACGAGGGCTCCCGCGAGATGAACGCGCTCATTGTGGGCCGTGCCATCACAGGCCAGAGCGCGTTCGTATAA
- a CDS encoding Ig-like domain-containing protein, whose amino-acid sequence MSTDAGGSETLPLGIDPGATAGVDSSFGESELPPAPPSGVFDARWIDDDISPSGFGEGLPVDIRQGSVSSNGTRQHEIRFQVEDAATAVTIEWDLLAEVSGTIVDKFDGSVYGPVEMTGNDSLTVSPGDPAALLTIDYNTAPTLDTNAGTTLDEGGQVAISTDSLSASDPDHDPSGLTFTVTNGPTEGTLLVGGTADTAFTQQDLIDGAVTYDHTANVAPGDVPPDDAFTFDLQDSKGEGPTGIVFPVSVLGTNDPPTAASDADTTQQGGSISISAPGVLENDSDPNGDLLSVSAVNGNASSVGQQVTLASGALLTVEATGAYSYDPNGAFDSLNDGDIGSDSFTYTASDGNGGSAQATVSLAIEGLNGAPVATDDSFATYEDSTLTIGAPGVLGNDNDPDADLLTPSVVSAPSNGTLTLSNDGSFEYVPASGFANTDSFTYEVADDSGATDQATVTLTVSGVRTVNLDDGWNLVSLPYQSGDQTFGTFLPSCTSGFLYDPSSGNQSLSDGDTLTVGEAFWANCPSGTEEVTGVKADSQTVSVAAGWNLVGPFGDSTDTGAISSDPQGIVESSLYGFDPSDGYTPVSTLVPGEGYWISVSASGTLTLGGGGGGTSLAASTRLHNAGGDGKTASLQVTDAEGREATLLLRRDRPASKQTGHMLPPIPPGGTFDVRFANGRALATVEPDASTPSLHDVNLQGVAYPLTLRRQGSPRAGGVLVRETRDSDADVRTLTSDAPSVTLQNGNGQLQVGLQSVPEQFALRNSAPNPARGAATIAFSVPEQTHVTIDVFDVLGRKVATLTDGQKEPGQHDVRLNARSLSSGTYFYRMSAEGFSKTRRLSVVR is encoded by the coding sequence GTGAGCACGGACGCCGGCGGGTCCGAGACGCTTCCCCTCGGCATCGACCCCGGCGCGACGGCTGGTGTGGACTCGTCCTTCGGCGAATCGGAACTGCCGCCGGCACCTCCCTCGGGCGTGTTTGATGCCCGCTGGATCGACGACGACATCAGTCCCTCAGGCTTCGGGGAGGGGCTGCCCGTCGACATCCGGCAGGGAAGCGTGAGCTCCAACGGGACCCGGCAGCATGAAATTCGGTTCCAGGTCGAGGACGCCGCCACCGCGGTTACCATCGAATGGGACCTGCTGGCGGAAGTGAGTGGAACGATCGTAGACAAGTTTGACGGGTCGGTGTACGGGCCCGTCGAGATGACGGGAAACGACTCCCTGACGGTGAGCCCGGGCGACCCGGCCGCCCTCCTCACGATCGATTACAACACCGCGCCGACGCTCGACACAAATGCAGGCACGACGCTGGACGAGGGCGGGCAGGTGGCCATTTCGACCGATTCCCTCAGCGCCTCGGACCCGGACCACGATCCCTCGGGACTCACATTTACCGTGACGAACGGGCCCACGGAGGGAACCCTTCTGGTTGGGGGAACGGCGGATACGGCGTTTACGCAGCAAGACCTGATTGATGGGGCCGTCACGTACGACCACACTGCCAACGTTGCGCCTGGAGATGTCCCGCCTGACGACGCCTTTACGTTCGACCTACAAGACAGCAAGGGCGAAGGGCCGACCGGAATCGTCTTCCCGGTGTCGGTGCTCGGGACGAATGATCCCCCGACGGCCGCGAGCGACGCCGACACGACGCAGCAGGGCGGATCGATTTCCATTTCCGCGCCGGGGGTCCTCGAAAACGACAGCGATCCCAACGGGGATTTGCTTTCGGTGTCGGCGGTCAACGGAAATGCGTCTAGCGTCGGCCAGCAGGTCACCCTGGCGTCCGGCGCGCTCCTGACGGTCGAGGCGACCGGAGCCTACAGCTACGATCCGAACGGCGCGTTCGACAGCTTGAACGACGGGGACATCGGTTCGGACAGTTTCACCTACACGGCCAGCGACGGGAATGGGGGGAGTGCCCAGGCCACCGTGTCCCTTGCCATCGAGGGCCTCAATGGCGCGCCCGTGGCTACAGACGACAGTTTTGCCACGTATGAGGACAGCACACTGACCATCGGTGCGCCCGGGGTTTTGGGGAACGACAACGACCCGGATGCCGACCTGTTGACACCTTCAGTGGTGTCTGCGCCGAGCAACGGGACGCTCACGCTAAGCAACGATGGATCTTTCGAGTACGTCCCGGCGTCTGGATTCGCCAACACCGACAGCTTCACGTACGAGGTCGCCGATGATAGCGGCGCCACCGATCAGGCCACCGTAACGCTCACGGTCAGTGGCGTGCGCACCGTGAACCTGGACGACGGGTGGAATTTGGTGTCGCTCCCCTACCAGTCGGGGGACCAGACGTTTGGAACGTTTCTGCCGTCGTGCACGAGCGGGTTCCTCTACGACCCCAGTTCGGGCAATCAGTCCCTCTCGGACGGAGACACGCTCACCGTCGGAGAGGCCTTTTGGGCGAACTGTCCGTCCGGGACAGAGGAAGTCACCGGCGTGAAGGCGGACTCGCAGACCGTCAGCGTCGCCGCCGGGTGGAACCTCGTCGGGCCGTTCGGCGACTCCACAGACACCGGAGCGATTTCGTCAGATCCGCAGGGCATCGTGGAGTCGTCCCTCTACGGCTTCGATCCGTCGGACGGCTACACCCCGGTTTCCACGCTCGTGCCGGGCGAGGGATACTGGATCAGCGTCAGCGCGTCGGGAACGTTAACGCTTGGGGGCGGGGGGGGAGGAACCAGCCTTGCAGCCAGCACGCGTCTCCATAATGCGGGGGGGGATGGAAAGACGGCCTCCCTCCAGGTGACCGATGCTGAGGGGCGCGAGGCCACGCTTTTGCTCCGGCGCGACCGGCCCGCCTCGAAGCAGACGGGACACATGCTGCCCCCAATTCCTCCCGGGGGCACATTCGACGTCCGGTTCGCCAACGGCAGGGCCCTGGCCACCGTGGAGCCCGACGCCAGCACTCCCTCCTTGCACGACGTGAACCTGCAGGGGGTGGCGTATCCCCTAACGCTCCGGCGCCAGGGGAGCCCGCGCGCAGGAGGAGTCCTCGTACGGGAAACCCGTGACTCCGATGCAGACGTCCGGACCTTGACCTCAGATGCCCCGTCGGTGACCCTGCAGAATGGAAATGGGCAACTGCAGGTGGGGCTCCAATCCGTCCCCGAACAGTTTGCCCTGCGGAACAGCGCGCCAAACCCCGCCAGGGGAGCGGCCACGATCGCGTTTAGCGTGCCCGAACAGACGCACGTGACGATCGACGTCTTCGACGTGCTGGGGAGGAAGGTCGCAACGCTCACGGATGGGCAGAAGGAGCCGGGACAGCACGACGTTCGCCTAAATGCCCGGTCGCTGTCGAGTGGCACGTACTTCTACCGCATGTCCGCCGAGGGCTTTTCAAAAACGCGGCGCCTGAGCGTCGTCCGGTAG
- a CDS encoding prolyl oligopeptidase family serine peptidase, with product MPLVSRFRLSLFLFSLLVGAVGANLAHAQSSSSQLDTTTVQTGLAVQGPMEYDRSAIYKDTLLHQWVQGALKAPTPGSAISASASAQWKRVTANEEGYFEGERLEGGYLYVSVEADAPETVLLRASGHVQVLVNGVQHAGDPYDYGWLRQPIRLREGTNHLYFRSEWGRVRVQLLRSPASFSIARQDRTLPDLRVDAENSPWGALRVTNATDAASRSLALRVQLGEGAPVTTSLPRLPARMTRKVNVRLPTTRPDTTGTVPLRCELIREGAPTTVLDTLRTTIDVVEASETHKRTFRSDIDGSVQYYSVVPPASPDQTEGRPSMVLSLHGASVEAPSQAGTYAPKPNTYIVAPTNRRPYGFNWEDWGRQNALQTLRVAEQRYDTAPQRTYLTGHSMGGHGTWHVGATHPHRFAAIAPFAGYPNLRAYGRPGEQTTGTTTVEKQVERATNPSDTYALARNFQQHGVHIVHGSEDEVVPTAHGRAMRNALGGFHKDFAYYEVPGAGHWWGSESLDFPPVFDYFAWHEIAPPTEQDTLRFTTANPGVSARSHWAGIEAQHHPLNYSTITLTQDTAAGTITGTTDNVKRLSLRLGALNMPDTVGLSIDEDSLTVQNPDTADRLFLGHSDAGWTRTEAPTPDQKGPHRYGPFKSAFQHDVLFVYGTQGTPEESAWARRKARFDAETFWYRGNASIDLVPDTSFAPSAHPDRGVILYGHADMNSAWSLLLEDSPVQVGRGRVTMGERTVQGDGLGTYFVRPRPGSDQALVGVVAGTGLPGLRAATANRYFRAAAGFPDLFVFDADMLLGGQSGVQYWGYFGPDWGLETGDLLGPSALR from the coding sequence GTGCCACTAGTCTCTCGTTTCCGTCTCAGCCTCTTCCTGTTTTCTCTTCTCGTGGGTGCGGTGGGGGCCAATCTTGCCCACGCACAGTCCAGTTCGTCGCAGCTGGATACCACCACAGTCCAGACGGGACTGGCCGTTCAGGGACCCATGGAGTACGATCGGTCGGCGATCTACAAAGACACTCTCCTACACCAGTGGGTGCAGGGAGCACTGAAGGCGCCCACTCCCGGCAGTGCGATCAGCGCGTCAGCCAGTGCTCAATGGAAGCGGGTGACAGCAAACGAGGAGGGCTATTTCGAGGGAGAGCGGCTGGAAGGAGGCTATCTGTATGTCTCGGTTGAGGCCGACGCCCCCGAAACCGTGCTTCTGCGAGCGTCGGGCCACGTCCAAGTGCTCGTGAATGGCGTGCAACATGCGGGCGATCCGTACGACTACGGATGGCTCCGCCAGCCCATCCGGCTCCGGGAGGGAACCAATCATCTGTACTTTCGCAGCGAGTGGGGACGGGTGCGTGTCCAACTCCTACGCTCCCCGGCGTCCTTCTCGATTGCCCGACAGGACCGAACGCTGCCGGACCTGCGCGTCGACGCGGAGAACTCGCCGTGGGGCGCCCTGCGGGTCACCAACGCGACGGACGCGGCCAGTCGCTCCCTGGCTCTACGGGTGCAGCTCGGAGAGGGCGCCCCCGTGACCACCTCTCTTCCCCGCCTTCCGGCCCGAATGACCCGCAAGGTCAACGTGCGCCTCCCGACCACCCGCCCGGACACGACCGGCACGGTCCCACTGAGATGTGAACTCATCCGTGAGGGAGCCCCCACCACGGTGCTTGACACGCTGCGTACGACGATCGATGTGGTGGAGGCGTCCGAAACCCACAAGCGCACCTTCCGGAGTGATATCGACGGCAGTGTGCAGTACTACAGCGTCGTTCCCCCCGCCAGCCCAGATCAGACTGAGGGTCGTCCCTCGATGGTGCTCTCGCTGCACGGGGCGTCGGTTGAAGCCCCAAGTCAGGCCGGTACGTACGCCCCAAAGCCCAATACCTACATCGTCGCCCCCACCAACCGCCGTCCCTACGGATTTAACTGGGAGGACTGGGGACGCCAGAACGCCCTCCAGACCCTTCGCGTGGCGGAGCAGCGGTACGACACGGCTCCGCAACGCACCTACCTGACCGGCCACTCAATGGGGGGGCACGGCACCTGGCACGTCGGGGCCACCCACCCGCACCGGTTCGCGGCCATCGCCCCGTTCGCAGGCTACCCGAACCTCCGCGCCTACGGCCGGCCGGGGGAGCAGACCACCGGCACGACCACTGTCGAGAAGCAGGTTGAGCGGGCCACCAATCCAAGCGACACCTACGCCCTGGCCCGAAACTTCCAACAGCACGGGGTCCACATCGTCCACGGCTCCGAAGACGAGGTCGTGCCGACGGCCCACGGACGCGCCATGCGCAACGCCCTAGGCGGTTTCCACAAGGACTTCGCGTACTACGAGGTGCCCGGTGCGGGCCACTGGTGGGGAAGCGAGAGCCTCGACTTCCCGCCGGTGTTTGATTACTTCGCGTGGCACGAGATTGCTCCTCCTACCGAGCAAGACACGCTCCGCTTCACGACGGCCAATCCGGGCGTGAGCGCCCGGTCGCACTGGGCTGGAATCGAAGCCCAGCACCATCCGCTCAACTACAGCACAATTACCCTCACCCAGGACACCGCCGCGGGGACGATTACGGGAACGACCGACAACGTAAAGCGGCTTTCCCTGCGGCTCGGTGCCCTCAACATGCCGGACACGGTTGGCCTGAGCATCGACGAGGACAGTTTAACGGTTCAGAACCCGGACACGGCAGACCGGCTCTTCCTCGGGCATTCGGACGCCGGCTGGACCCGGACGGAGGCGCCAACCCCCGACCAGAAAGGGCCTCACCGGTACGGGCCATTCAAGTCTGCCTTTCAGCACGACGTGCTGTTCGTATACGGCACGCAGGGCACCCCGGAAGAAAGTGCGTGGGCACGCCGGAAGGCACGCTTCGATGCCGAGACGTTCTGGTATCGGGGCAACGCCTCGATTGATCTGGTCCCGGACACCTCCTTCGCCCCTAGTGCCCACCCCGATCGTGGCGTCATTCTCTACGGCCACGCCGACATGAATTCTGCCTGGTCCCTTCTCCTCGAAGACAGCCCCGTCCAGGTAGGGCGAGGACGGGTCACGATGGGAGAGCGCACGGTGCAGGGCGATGGGCTCGGGACGTATTTCGTGCGCCCACGCCCAGGCAGCGATCAAGCCCTGGTCGGGGTCGTGGCGGGCACCGGCCTTCCGGGGCTTCGGGCGGCCACTGCCAATCGATACTTCCGGGCCGCGGCTGGCTTCCCCGACCTCTTTGTCTTCGACGCCGACATGCTGCTCGGCGGTCAGAGCGGGGTTCAGTACTGGGGCTACTTTGGGCCCGACTGGGGGCTCGAAACCGGAGACCTCCTCGGGCCGTCTGCGCTTCGTTAA